The Salvia miltiorrhiza cultivar Shanhuang (shh) chromosome 1, IMPLAD_Smil_shh, whole genome shotgun sequence genome has a window encoding:
- the LOC131026226 gene encoding uncharacterized protein LOC131026226 — protein sequence MQSSNCIREASKACFNSCCANPHSPAPPSAAAPRRDFVSAILSTLHPSTTFTNHESLPSSRELLSSLRDALPNYFNSVLADSIRAQEYYHFNLSNHVCLDYVGHGLFSYAQKLLPASTSAPPPEERFFDFAYSSTNFTSYLLYGGEEQEFHAAAKRRIFRYMNVSEDDYSVVFTANQSSAFKLLAQSYPFGSQQNLVSLYDYDNEALQVMVEAAGKRGGRPQSAVFSWPTLRVNSRKLRKILMNKNRGLLAFPLQSRMSGARYSYQWMNLARENGWHVLLDASALAAKEMETLGLSLFQPDFLICSFFKIFGENPSGFCCLFVKKSSISVLNQSSTNMGIINLVPPRSSAIDEELHSTPSSSSEEVPSSEIVEVHGNKNALIEFRGLDHADTLGLILISSRLRYLVNWVVNALLSLRHPHSGNGLPLVTLYGPRVRLDRGPALAFNVCDWKGEMVEPVLVQKLADRNNISLSIGFLKNICFGEDKKKMDCGVGVVSASLGMLTNFEDVYRFWAFVARFLDADFVEKERWRYTALNQTTVEV from the coding sequence ATGCAATCATCAAATTGCATTCGAGAGGCATCCAAAGCATGCTTCAACAGCTGCTGTGCCAATCCCCACAGTCCCGCCCCTCCGTCCGCCGCGGCCCCCCGCCGCGACTTCGTCTCCGCCATCCTCTCCACCCTCCACCCGAGCACGACTTTCACCAACCACGAGTCGCTCCCCTCGTCGAGGGAGCTGCTCTCCAGCCTCCGCGACGCCCTCCCCAACTACTTCAACTCCGTGCTCGCAGACAGCATCAGAGCTCAGGAATACTACCATTTCAACCTCTCCAACCACGTCTGCCTCGACTACGTCGGCCACGGCCTATTCTCCTACGCCCAGAAACTCCTCCCGGCCTCCACGTCCGCGCCGCCGCCGGAGGAGCGGTTCTTCGACTTCGCCTACAGCTCCACCAACTTCACCTCCTACCTCCTCTACGGCGGCGAGGAGCAGGAGTTCCACGCGGCGGCCAAGCGGAGGATCTTCAGGTACATGAATGTATCGGAAGACGATTACTCGGTGGTGTTCACGGCTAACCAGTCATCGGCATTCAAGCTCCTGGCGCAGTCGTACCCGTTCGGGTCCCAGCAAAACCTCGTCAGCCTCTACGACTACGACAACGAGGCGCTGCAGGTGATGGTGGAGGCCGCCGGAAAACGCGGCGGCAGGCCCCAGTCCGCCGTGTTTTCCTGGCCTACACTGAGAGTGAACTCGAGGAAGCTGAGGAAGATTCTGATGAACAAGAACCGCGGGCTGCTGGCGTTCCCCCTCCAATCGAGGATGAGCGGAGCTCGATATTCGTATCAATGGATGAATCTGGCGAGGGAGAATGGGTGGCACGTGTTGCTGGATGCGTCTGCTTTAGCGGCTAAGGAAATGGAGACGTTAGGCCTCTCCCTCTTCCAGCCGGATTTCCTCATCTGCTCCTTCTTCAAGATCTTCGGCGAGAACCCCTCCGGATTCTGCTGCCTCTTCGTCAAGAAATCCAGCATTTCGGTGTTGAATCAGTCTTCCACAAACATGGGAATCATCAACCTCGTACCACCGAGGAGTTCCGCCATTGATGAAGAGCTCCACAGCACGCCGTCATCCAGCTCAGAAGAAGTTCCATCCTCGGAGATAGTGGAGGTCCATGGGAACAAGAATGCATTAATCGAGTTCCGCGGGCTGGATCACGCGGACACATTAGGTCTGATTCTGATAAGCAGCAGGCTGAGGTACCTGGTGAACTGGGTGGTGAACGCGCTGCTGAGTCTGCGGCATCCGCACTCGGGCAACGGGCTGCCGCTGGTGACGCTCTACGGGCCGAGGGTCAGGCTGGACCGAGGCCCGGCCCTCGCCTTCAACGTCTGCGATTGGAAGGGGGAGATGGTTGAGCCCGTTTTGGTGCAGAAGCTGGCTGATCGGAACAACATCTCTCTCAGCATTGGATTCTTGAAAAACATATGCTTCGGAGAAGACAAGAAGAAGATGGATTGTGGTGTGGGAGTGGTGTCGGCTTCGCTTGGGATGTTGACCAATTTCGAAGATGTGTATAGATTTTGGGCGTTTGTTGCTAGGTTTTTGGATGCTGATTTTGTGGAGAAGGAGAGATGGCGTTACACTGCGCTTAATCAGACAACTGTTGAGGTTTAA